AAAATTGCGGACGAATATTGTGAAAGGATTATCCCTACCTTGGTCCGCCAAAATGCCCTGGAGAGGATCCGGTGGCACAAGGAGCGGAACGACCGGGTGGTTGTCGTTTCGGGGGCATGCGTCAACTGGCTGCAAAAGTGGTGCGAAGAGCATGAGGTCGACGTGCTGGCGACGGAGCTCGAGGTATCGGAAGGCAGGCTTACAGGACGGCTTTCGACGCGTAATTGTTATGGAAGGGAAAAGGCTAAAAGGATACGCGCCCAATACGACTTAAACCAATACGACAGCATTCACTCATACGGCGACAGCAGGGGAGATATGGCCATGCTGGAGCTGGCGGATGAGCGTTATTATAAGTATTTCTGATCATTGAACCGGCAATAAGTCGCCCCTCGAAATCATCCTCCACAAGAGTCTTATTTTTCCGTTAATAAATATCAGTTCGAATCGTATTAGAAATAGAACATCAATATACGGACAATAAATCATGGCATGCCTACATAAGAAATTAAGCCATATATAATCACAGGGGATCCGGATGATTGCATATTTCTCTCCCTACCTGGGCAAAGAAGTGGTACTCACCGATGAACG
The Spirochaetota bacterium genome window above contains:
- a CDS encoding HAD-IB family hydrolase; its protein translation is MSNGLALFDFDGTITVKDSTTDFIKYSCGCCKSIAGYILLSPVMLAFMLRLLSSHDTKQIYFAFFFKNWDYEKFQKIADEYCERIIPTLVRQNALERIRWHKERNDRVVVVSGACVNWLQKWCEEHEVDVLATELEVSEGRLTGRLSTRNCYGREKAKRIRAQYDLNQYDSIHSYGDSRGDMAMLELADERYYKYF